The following proteins are co-located in the Spirochaetota bacterium genome:
- a CDS encoding dihydroorotase translates to MAIIIKNGRVVDPASALDAMMDVHITGDIVSRIAPDIPVEPGCELIDAKGCIVLPGLIDMHVHFREPGSEDKETIIGGSIVAAKGGFTSVCTMPNTTPVIDNQALVRFIKLEAEKGPINVFPIANITKGAHGEEITEMGELVKGGAVGFSDDGKPVLSSILMRRALEYARMFDVPIITHSEDTLLSDDGIINEGITSTLLGLKGIPREAEEVMIARDVLLARLTRGRLHIAHVSSGGSIEIIRWAKSRGVQVTCETAPHYFALTDAAIEEHLSMAKMNPPLRTEDDRVAMIEGLRSGVIDVIATDHAPHLLNEKMQELEYAPFGIIGLETAVPLVISVLVRQNGFPLCDAFRPLTINPSNILGLGRGELKSGAVADIAIIDPEKKILVSDGFIISRCKNTPFMGMELYGSVEYTICSGKVVYAGSR, encoded by the coding sequence ATGGCCATAATAATCAAGAACGGCAGGGTGGTCGATCCGGCGTCCGCGCTCGACGCGATGATGGATGTGCATATAACGGGCGACATCGTCTCGAGGATAGCCCCGGATATTCCGGTCGAACCGGGTTGTGAGCTTATCGATGCGAAGGGCTGTATAGTGCTTCCGGGGCTCATCGACATGCACGTTCACTTCCGCGAGCCGGGCAGCGAGGACAAGGAGACCATCATCGGCGGCTCGATCGTTGCCGCCAAGGGCGGCTTCACCTCGGTGTGCACCATGCCCAACACCACGCCGGTCATCGACAACCAGGCTCTGGTTCGTTTCATAAAGCTCGAGGCGGAGAAGGGGCCGATCAACGTCTTTCCCATCGCCAACATCACGAAGGGGGCGCACGGCGAGGAGATCACCGAGATGGGCGAGCTAGTGAAGGGGGGCGCGGTCGGCTTTTCCGACGACGGAAAGCCCGTACTGAGCTCCATCCTCATGCGACGGGCGCTCGAGTACGCGCGCATGTTCGACGTTCCCATCATCACCCATTCGGAGGATACGCTGCTTTCGGATGACGGAATTATCAACGAGGGGATTACCTCGACCCTGCTGGGTCTGAAGGGCATTCCCCGCGAGGCCGAGGAGGTGATGATCGCTCGCGACGTCCTTCTGGCCAGGCTTACCAGGGGAAGGCTCCACATCGCGCACGTTTCGTCCGGCGGATCCATCGAGATAATCCGCTGGGCGAAATCGCGCGGGGTACAGGTGACCTGCGAAACGGCGCCGCATTATTTCGCTCTCACCGATGCGGCGATTGAGGAGCACCTGTCGATGGCCAAGATGAATCCGCCGCTTCGGACGGAAGACGACCGTGTCGCCATGATAGAGGGCCTGCGAAGCGGGGTCATCGATGTAATCGCGACCGATCACGCGCCGCACCTTTTAAACGAAAAAATGCAGGAGCTCGAGTACGCGCCCTTCGGCATAATCGGCCTGGAGACCGCGGTGCCGCTGGTAATAAGCGTGCTGGTGAGGCAGAACGGCTTTCCTCTTTGCGACGCGTTCAGGCCGCTTACGATTAATCCATCGAACATCCTCGGCCTTGGCCGCGGCGAACTCAAATCGGGCGCGGTCGCGGATATCGCCATAATCGATCCGGAGAAAAAAATACTCGTCAGTGACGGCTTTATCATCTCCCGCTGTAAAAACACGCCGTTTATGGGTATGGAACTGTATGGTTCCGTCGAATATACCATCTGCTCGGGAAAGGTCGTGTACGCCGGAAGTCGCTGA
- a CDS encoding GAF domain-containing protein: MSKRGKKTIVLVSADHDTTPSIHGALKSAGYAVLSAKTVEEAVEMLGTDRAVDLLLLDIELFHDAGGSRTIEAAAVNRDVPIVFLCSRNNADLIEPGASAAYGFVEKQSGKGVLIASVKTALGLHSTRGGLIKRMSLIGSQLDKDSPGIGDLSEKPEVRRLSDELYGALLDSTADLVFIKDSRFRYLMLNRANREFFGRSEDELLGKTDFDLMSEQAAANCLRTDQQSLRMNGLVISIEEVDGRIYESRKFPVSLDGGDRGVGAFIRDITETRRAEERLLASEKKLYLRNRIAQLFLTVPGDEIYEAILDVVREMLKSEHGCFGYIDEEERLVNVATTGRAGITCGMQRNDRSPFHEKWKGPWGRALLEGRSFYKNGNLSAPPGHVPLENALCAPVMYGDRVIGNLTLANRPGGYDERDLEDLEEMSRYISPLLFARMQYTRKEDERRIAEQKVNRHSSDMAFLSRTAMGFIELPTEADIYDYIAHCLHEIAPEFRILVNEFNPADDTTVIRAIAGEHGILAAIIKLLGRSPIGLGTPMPINHQKELMRQKVEVGPGGFHELSGGALPWPVSMAIDRLLDIGTIYGMGFARHETLYGNILLIAPRGVTLEDTSIIEAFVKQASVALQRHRAERALERSLREKELLLRELQHRVKNSLGMITSLVNLEATRSKNDDTRSTLKNIRDRINTLSKLYTLLYQSQGEDQIRLDSYLRQIIRSLLETHVGGGRSVGIDLAMEEVRIDFKRAASVGIIVNELVTNTIKHAFPDGRSGRLRIRLEPTANRLLLEVADDGIGPPGNFDITGSKGLGIELIRVLTGQLRGVLDYSRGKETVFTIKMPFP, from the coding sequence ATGTCGAAGCGCGGGAAAAAAACCATAGTGCTTGTGTCGGCGGACCATGATACAACTCCGTCTATACATGGAGCGCTTAAGTCGGCCGGTTATGCCGTTCTCTCCGCAAAGACCGTGGAAGAAGCCGTCGAGATGCTCGGAACCGACAGGGCGGTCGACCTTCTTCTGCTGGATATTGAACTTTTTCATGACGCCGGCGGGTCCCGTACTATCGAAGCCGCGGCCGTTAACCGGGATGTTCCGATCGTCTTTCTCTGTTCCCGTAATAACGCGGACCTCATCGAACCGGGCGCGAGTGCCGCCTACGGGTTCGTGGAAAAACAGTCCGGGAAAGGCGTCCTTATCGCATCCGTTAAAACGGCCCTGGGTCTTCACTCGACCAGGGGCGGTCTCATAAAACGAATGAGTCTGATCGGGTCTCAACTCGACAAGGACTCGCCCGGCATCGGTGACCTCTCAGAAAAACCTGAAGTTCGGCGCCTTAGCGACGAACTGTACGGCGCCCTTCTGGACTCGACTGCCGACCTCGTTTTCATCAAGGACAGCCGTTTCCGCTACCTTATGCTCAACAGGGCCAACCGGGAGTTTTTCGGACGGTCCGAGGACGAGCTCCTTGGAAAAACCGATTTCGATCTCATGAGCGAACAGGCTGCCGCCAATTGCCTGCGCACCGACCAGCAGTCCCTCAGGATGAACGGGCTCGTCATCAGCATCGAGGAGGTCGACGGCAGAATCTACGAGTCCCGCAAATTCCCAGTCAGCCTTGACGGCGGTGATCGGGGTGTCGGCGCGTTCATCCGGGACATCACCGAGACCAGGCGCGCCGAGGAGCGATTGCTGGCCTCCGAAAAAAAGCTCTATCTTCGAAACAGGATCGCCCAGCTTTTTCTTACGGTCCCGGGCGATGAAATATATGAAGCGATCCTCGATGTCGTTCGGGAGATGCTGAAAAGCGAACATGGATGCTTCGGCTATATCGATGAGGAGGAACGCCTCGTCAATGTGGCGACGACCGGTAGGGCCGGCATCACATGCGGAATGCAACGGAACGACCGCTCTCCCTTCCATGAAAAATGGAAGGGCCCCTGGGGGCGCGCTCTGCTCGAGGGGCGCAGCTTTTATAAAAACGGCAACCTGTCGGCGCCCCCGGGCCATGTGCCGCTTGAAAACGCTCTCTGCGCGCCGGTCATGTATGGAGACCGAGTCATCGGCAACCTGACGCTCGCGAACAGGCCCGGAGGTTACGACGAGCGCGACCTCGAAGACCTCGAGGAGATGTCCCGGTATATTTCTCCGCTGCTTTTCGCCCGAATGCAATACACACGGAAGGAGGACGAACGCCGCATCGCCGAGCAGAAAGTAAACAGGCATTCTTCCGACATGGCCTTTCTCTCACGCACGGCGATGGGCTTTATCGAGCTGCCGACTGAGGCGGATATTTACGATTACATAGCGCACTGCCTTCACGAGATCGCGCCCGAGTTCAGAATCCTCGTCAACGAATTCAATCCTGCCGACGACACAACCGTTATCCGTGCGATAGCCGGCGAGCACGGCATTCTCGCTGCCATTATAAAGCTCCTCGGGAGAAGTCCGATCGGCCTCGGGACCCCCATGCCGATCAATCACCAGAAAGAACTGATGCGGCAGAAGGTGGAAGTCGGCCCCGGGGGTTTTCATGAACTTTCGGGCGGGGCTCTGCCCTGGCCCGTATCCATGGCGATCGACAGGCTGCTCGACATCGGCACTATTTACGGCATGGGCTTCGCACGGCACGAAACACTGTACGGAAATATTCTGCTCATCGCGCCACGCGGGGTGACACTGGAGGATACCTCGATCATCGAGGCCTTCGTAAAACAGGCCTCGGTCGCGCTCCAGAGACACCGCGCCGAGCGGGCGCTGGAGCGTTCCCTGCGGGAGAAGGAGCTGTTGCTGCGCGAACTCCAGCACCGCGTAAAAAACAGTCTGGGCATGATCACCTCGCTCGTCAACCTCGAGGCCACCCGCTCAAAAAATGACGACACCCGCTCGACACTTAAAAACATACGCGACCGCATCAACACACTTTCAAAATTATACACGCTGCTCTACCAGTCACAGGGAGAAGATCAAATCCGGCTCGACTCCTATCTAAGGCAGATTATCCGTTCCCTCCTCGAAACGCACGTCGGGGGCGGCAGGTCTGTCGGTATTGACCTCGCCATGGAAGAGGTAAGAATCGATTTCAAACGGGCCGCATCGGTCGGAATCATAGTGAACGAGCTGGTCACCAATACGATCAAGCACGCTTTCCCCGATGGGCGAAGCGGTCGATTGAGGATCAGGCTGGAGCCAACCGCAAACAGGCTGCTGCTCGAGGTGGCTGACGACGGCATCGGTCCGCCGGGCAATTTCGACATAACCGGTTCCAAGGGCCTTGGAATCGAACTGATCCGCGTTCTCACCGGACAGTTGCGGGGCGTACTGGATTACTCCCGGGGAAAAGAAACCGTTTTTACCATCAAAATGCCCTTCCCCTGA
- a CDS encoding PAS domain S-box protein, translating to MRETKKRLKGLLEASFDISFQAMVHIGRDGEIVALNAAARELGRTIYRRDVYPGEAAAGLLPADDADNFMAGFVKALKGDREQERLFAIVTDVEGGEYWLEYLFRPVEADGKVDSVLMAIDDITRRKIAIDEVARSARRYQSLVKNSSDIIIILNREGTIRYVSDTVEQVLGFRPRELVDKDVTDWIFPGDLRAFRNALEMVASRKGTRFFTQFRFRHREGVWVFFEAVGNNMLEDETIQGLVLNWRDVTERKHYEEMLVKISRQNELILEAAGEGVYGINTEGRITFVNPAAALMMGMRVEEMIGSDHREVVRQSDENGVLCPEEECLYFKAMHDGKVHTGDGVLFRRADGSLFPVQYIATPILERGRIVGAVATFNDITERRKAQEDLRRAKEEADAANRAKSEFLANMSHEIRTPINSLLGFLELLHDTGLDATQREYVAIIRESGRSLLEIISDILDYSKIERGKTDIESNAFPARSAFESPVESFSARAAEKKIRLISFIDPLLPPTLHGDSLRVRQVLNNLIANAIKFTPPEGMVVIKIECGVKNEKECRVGFSVSDTGIGIAPDKQGVIFEPFRQEDNSIARRYGGTGLGLAISSNLVRLMGGEIGLESEKGAGSRFFFELVFGIEEDLPPPPTPVSESVKRVFLVQLGRESTIQEEIITRYLRAMGRDVEKLRWGNTIPDEARESILFADVSLQPEETIQSILKTLPSGGLVLVAEERQRFYLERELPTGGILCMPLTATRVFGELRRMAGAAVKNDNAETLPGGEVLFNGKALVAEDAPVNQTLIRIMLERLGFSVAIAGDGIQAVNMFRDGEFDIVFMDIGMSELDGIEATARILALEREESRRHTPIVALTAHALKGERERLLAAGMDEYLSKPVDMGSLGRVAGLFLDRSGPKSVRGRAPERRSPDLGEAARDLGIDREELQGLIDDFLSSSDEYLGLLEESLEAGAPDRMRFAAHRLKGAASNYRFSRLSDLSGELEGAAERGNEAVFGELVSGIRAEMKRLRSLLPAR from the coding sequence GTGAGAGAGACGAAAAAGCGGCTTAAGGGGCTGCTGGAGGCGTCGTTCGATATCAGCTTCCAGGCGATGGTGCACATAGGGAGGGATGGGGAAATCGTCGCCTTGAACGCGGCCGCGCGCGAGCTCGGTCGGACCATCTACAGAAGGGATGTTTACCCGGGCGAAGCGGCCGCCGGTCTCCTCCCGGCCGACGATGCGGATAACTTCATGGCTGGTTTCGTAAAGGCCTTGAAAGGAGACCGGGAACAGGAACGGCTTTTCGCGATCGTAACGGACGTTGAAGGGGGAGAATACTGGCTCGAGTACCTTTTCCGCCCGGTTGAGGCGGACGGGAAGGTCGACAGCGTCCTCATGGCGATCGACGACATCACCAGGCGCAAGATCGCAATCGACGAGGTTGCGCGGAGCGCGCGGCGCTACCAGTCGCTGGTAAAAAACTCATCCGACATCATCATTATACTCAACCGGGAGGGTACGATCCGGTATGTCAGCGATACGGTGGAGCAGGTGCTGGGTTTCCGTCCCAGGGAACTTGTGGATAAAGACGTGACGGATTGGATATTTCCCGGGGACCTGCGCGCGTTTCGTAACGCGCTTGAAATGGTCGCCTCACGCAAGGGGACGCGGTTCTTCACGCAGTTCAGGTTTCGGCACCGGGAAGGCGTATGGGTATTTTTCGAGGCGGTGGGCAACAACATGCTTGAGGACGAGACGATACAGGGGCTCGTGCTCAACTGGCGGGACGTGACGGAGCGAAAACATTACGAGGAGATGCTGGTCAAGATAAGCAGGCAGAATGAGCTTATCCTGGAGGCCGCCGGCGAGGGTGTATACGGGATCAACACGGAAGGGAGGATTACCTTCGTCAATCCGGCGGCGGCGCTCATGATGGGCATGCGCGTGGAAGAGATGATCGGCAGCGACCATCGCGAGGTCGTCCGGCAAAGCGATGAGAACGGGGTGCTCTGTCCGGAAGAGGAGTGCCTTTATTTTAAGGCGATGCACGACGGAAAAGTGCATACCGGAGACGGGGTGCTCTTTCGAAGAGCTGACGGATCGCTTTTCCCCGTGCAGTATATCGCGACGCCGATTCTTGAGCGCGGCCGCATCGTGGGAGCGGTTGCTACTTTTAACGATATCACCGAGCGCAGAAAGGCGCAGGAGGATCTGCGTCGGGCCAAGGAGGAAGCCGACGCCGCCAATCGCGCAAAGAGCGAGTTTCTCGCCAACATGAGCCACGAGATACGGACACCGATAAACAGCCTGCTTGGATTTCTCGAACTGCTTCACGACACCGGGCTGGACGCGACCCAGCGCGAATACGTCGCCATCATACGGGAAAGCGGCCGGAGCCTGCTCGAAATCATCAGCGACATTCTGGATTATTCGAAAATAGAGCGCGGGAAAACGGATATCGAATCGAACGCGTTCCCCGCGCGTTCGGCGTTCGAGTCGCCGGTCGAGTCGTTTTCCGCGCGGGCCGCCGAAAAAAAAATCCGCCTTATTTCTTTCATTGATCCGCTCCTCCCGCCAACGCTTCACGGCGATTCGCTGCGGGTGCGCCAGGTGCTGAACAATCTGATAGCGAACGCCATCAAGTTCACCCCTCCCGAAGGCATGGTTGTGATAAAGATCGAATGCGGGGTGAAAAACGAAAAGGAATGCAGGGTCGGTTTCTCCGTAAGCGATACCGGTATAGGCATAGCTCCCGACAAGCAGGGCGTCATCTTCGAGCCGTTTCGCCAGGAGGATAATTCCATCGCGCGGCGCTACGGCGGTACGGGGCTGGGCCTTGCCATCAGCTCGAATCTTGTCCGACTTATGGGCGGAGAGATAGGCCTTGAAAGCGAAAAGGGCGCGGGAAGCAGGTTTTTCTTCGAGCTTGTTTTCGGGATTGAGGAAGACCTGCCCCCCCCGCCGACGCCGGTCAGCGAGTCGGTGAAAAGGGTCTTCCTTGTCCAGCTTGGACGAGAGTCGACGATTCAGGAGGAGATCATAACCCGGTATCTGCGCGCGATGGGGAGAGATGTTGAAAAACTGCGATGGGGTAACACGATACCGGACGAGGCCAGGGAAAGTATTTTATTCGCTGATGTGAGCCTTCAGCCCGAGGAAACTATTCAGTCAATCCTGAAGACGCTGCCGTCCGGGGGGCTGGTGCTGGTCGCCGAAGAGCGGCAGAGGTTTTACCTGGAGAGGGAATTGCCGACCGGCGGCATTCTCTGCATGCCCTTGACGGCGACCAGGGTATTCGGGGAGCTAAGGCGCATGGCGGGAGCGGCAGTAAAGAATGACAACGCCGAAACGCTTCCCGGTGGGGAGGTTTTGTTCAATGGGAAAGCGCTGGTTGCTGAGGATGCCCCGGTGAACCAGACGCTGATACGAATCATGCTCGAGCGGCTTGGTTTTTCTGTCGCCATTGCCGGTGATGGGATTCAGGCGGTGAATATGTTTCGCGACGGTGAGTTCGATATCGTGTTTATGGACATAGGCATGTCGGAACTGGACGGCATCGAAGCGACGGCCCGTATCCTGGCCCTGGAAAGGGAAGAATCACGCAGGCATACGCCGATTGTGGCGCTTACCGCACACGCGCTGAAAGGGGAACGTGAGCGGCTGCTTGCCGCGGGTATGGACGAGTATCTCTCCAAACCGGTGGACATGGGCTCGCTCGGAAGGGTCGCAGGTTTATTCCTGGACCGTAGTGGTCCCAAGAGCGTGAGGGGCCGTGCGCCGGAGAGACGGTCGCCGGACCTTGGTGAGGCGGCGCGCGACCTTGGGATAGACCGGGAGGAGCTTCAGGGCCTGATCGATGATTTCCTCTCCTCGTCGGATGAGTATCTCGGCCTGCTTGAGGAATCGCTGGAGGCCGGCGCACCGGACAGAATGCGTTTCGCGGCGCACCGCCTGAAGGGGGCCGCGTCGAATTATCGGTTTTCCAGACTTTCGGACCTTTCAGGCGAACTCGAGGGGGCGGCCGAAAGAGGAAACGAGGCCGTCTTCGGGGAACTGGTGTCGGGGATACGCGCAGAGATGAAACGGCTAAGAAGCCTGCTTCCGGCGCGGTGA
- a CDS encoding response regulator, whose product MHLILAIDDDKHTLKLLETQIKKMGHSVVMAASGREGIELARTGNPDLILLDIIMPHMDGFEVVKQMKRDEITRSIPIIMLTSKSRKEDVVTAMRQGAADYIIKPQTYSMLTQKIDAALRIGRIQKLEEAAERTEHLNLSRGNGTTLISFKTGINDREVLAEARKIFNTVFLKLARNDNIVFDLRSLGAVSAEDASVLSVIAGLFSDKEVNIVAGRHYGTLVSLVDFEERVRLHISFGDLEVYLNNQRR is encoded by the coding sequence ATGCATCTCATCCTTGCGATAGATGACGACAAACATACGCTCAAGCTCCTCGAAACCCAGATAAAGAAAATGGGTCACAGTGTTGTGATGGCAGCGTCCGGACGCGAGGGGATCGAACTGGCGCGCACCGGAAACCCGGACCTCATCCTCCTCGACATCATAATGCCCCATATGGACGGATTCGAGGTCGTGAAACAGATGAAAAGAGACGAGATCACGCGCAGCATCCCGATCATAATGCTCACCTCAAAATCACGGAAGGAAGACGTCGTTACCGCCATGCGCCAGGGCGCCGCGGATTATATCATCAAACCCCAAACCTACTCAATGCTCACCCAGAAAATCGACGCCGCGCTTCGTATCGGTCGGATCCAGAAGCTCGAGGAGGCCGCCGAGCGCACCGAGCACCTCAATCTCTCCCGCGGCAACGGGACCACGCTGATTTCATTTAAAACGGGAATCAACGACAGGGAGGTGCTCGCCGAGGCCCGTAAGATATTCAATACCGTATTCCTCAAACTCGCCCGGAACGATAACATCGTATTCGACCTGCGCTCCCTTGGTGCCGTCAGTGCGGAGGACGCGTCGGTCCTTTCGGTAATCGCGGGCCTCTTCTCGGACAAGGAGGTCAACATCGTGGCGGGGCGGCATTACGGTACGCTCGTATCCCTGGTCGATTTTGAGGAGCGGGTGCGTCTGCATATATCTTTCGGAGACCTGGAGGTCTATCTCAATAACCAGCGGCGTTGA
- a CDS encoding alpha-hydroxy-acid oxidizing protein, whose translation MKKTIMIIGGGLLQTPAVQAAKKLGHQVIVTDYNPNALGMKYADIPIVMSTRDIEGSVRVAKTQNEITPIHAVLTVGTDASMTVAAVANALGLPGIKFDDAEASTNKLKMRMRFTAHNVPCPKFLPVWSLSDAKKACKILAFPLVLKPTDNMGARGVMRIDNLTQIAEAFKFAKAASPSGELIIEEFMDGPELSIDAVVYNGEITITGVADRIIEWPPYFVETGHTMPSQLPEDIQQAACQVMRKGILAIGIDNGCAKGDIKLTRHGPMICELAARLSGGFMSAYTYPLATGVDLIRAAIEIALGQEPGNLEPLHHRVSIERAIITRPGIVRRASGIEDALKIAGIAEIFINVKPGDRVVEPRSNVEKSGHIIAVADTLAEAEEAVKRCLEVLSIEVFEEAELSMEVIRVAARERFRKACYACKTCDGKDCPTGVPGMGGAGTGASFRRNSEAFRGYKINTRVIHAVTHPDTSTSFFGTPLAFPVMAAPITGSVTNMGGAMDELEYNRAVVQGCIEAGTIAFVGDGATPEKYKIGIQALAESGGAGIPIFKPRADNREVLVRIQAAEQVNAVAVGMDIDAIVFKTMTMKNQAVGPKSPSDIKELIGSTRAPFILKGIMTVHDAVLAVEAGAHGIVISNHGGRVLDEMAGTMDVLEEIVREVRGRIRIMIDGGFRTGVDILKALALGADFVLIGRPVAIAAVGMGARGVSFYLNSLRRELEEAMILTGSERIADISGDVVRRLAERSPTAV comes from the coding sequence ATGAAGAAGACCATCATGATAATCGGCGGAGGGCTTTTGCAGACACCGGCCGTTCAGGCCGCAAAAAAATTGGGCCACCAGGTCATCGTAACCGACTACAACCCCAATGCCCTGGGGATGAAATACGCCGACATTCCCATCGTCATGTCGACCCGCGATATAGAGGGTTCGGTCCGCGTGGCGAAAACACAGAACGAGATCACTCCCATACACGCGGTCCTAACCGTCGGCACGGATGCCTCGATGACGGTGGCGGCGGTTGCCAATGCCCTGGGGCTTCCCGGCATCAAGTTCGACGATGCCGAGGCTTCGACCAACAAGCTAAAGATGCGCATGCGCTTCACGGCCCACAACGTGCCATGTCCCAAGTTCCTTCCCGTCTGGTCACTCTCGGACGCAAAGAAGGCCTGCAAGATACTCGCGTTCCCGCTCGTACTCAAACCGACCGACAACATGGGCGCGCGCGGCGTAATGCGCATCGACAACCTCACGCAGATAGCCGAGGCCTTTAAATTCGCGAAGGCCGCTTCCCCCAGCGGCGAGCTCATCATCGAGGAGTTCATGGACGGACCGGAGCTTTCCATCGACGCGGTGGTATACAACGGGGAAATAACCATCACGGGAGTCGCGGACAGGATAATCGAATGGCCTCCCTACTTCGTCGAAACGGGGCATACCATGCCCTCACAGCTTCCTGAAGACATTCAACAGGCCGCCTGCCAGGTCATGAGAAAGGGAATCCTCGCGATCGGCATCGACAACGGCTGCGCAAAGGGCGACATCAAGCTGACCCGCCACGGCCCGATGATCTGCGAGCTTGCCGCCCGCCTCTCCGGCGGCTTCATGTCCGCCTACACCTATCCTCTCGCCACCGGCGTCGACCTCATCCGCGCCGCGATCGAGATTGCGCTGGGACAGGAGCCCGGCAACCTCGAGCCGCTGCATCACCGCGTGTCGATCGAGCGCGCAATCATCACGCGCCCAGGAATAGTGCGCCGCGCAAGCGGCATCGAAGACGCGCTCAAAATTGCGGGGATTGCCGAAATATTCATCAACGTCAAACCCGGCGACCGAGTGGTCGAGCCGCGTTCGAACGTTGAGAAATCGGGACACATCATTGCGGTCGCCGACACGCTCGCCGAAGCCGAGGAGGCGGTGAAGCGCTGTCTCGAGGTTTTATCAATAGAGGTCTTCGAGGAGGCCGAGCTCTCCATGGAGGTCATCCGCGTAGCGGCCCGTGAGCGCTTTAGAAAAGCCTGCTATGCCTGCAAGACCTGCGACGGCAAGGACTGCCCTACGGGCGTCCCCGGCATGGGCGGCGCCGGGACCGGCGCCTCTTTCCGCCGCAACAGCGAGGCATTCCGGGGCTATAAAATCAACACCCGCGTCATACACGCCGTCACCCATCCCGACACCTCCACATCTTTTTTTGGGACACCGCTCGCTTTTCCCGTAATGGCCGCTCCGATCACCGGCAGCGTCACCAATATGGGCGGTGCAATGGACGAGCTTGAATACAACCGCGCGGTCGTTCAGGGGTGCATTGAGGCGGGCACAATCGCCTTCGTCGGCGACGGCGCCACCCCCGAGAAATACAAGATAGGCATTCAGGCGCTCGCCGAGTCCGGAGGAGCGGGCATCCCCATCTTCAAGCCGAGGGCCGATAACAGGGAAGTCCTGGTCAGAATCCAGGCCGCCGAACAGGTCAACGCGGTCGCGGTGGGAATGGACATAGACGCAATCGTTTTTAAGACCATGACGATGAAAAACCAGGCCGTCGGGCCCAAAAGCCCCTCAGATATCAAGGAGCTCATCGGCTCCACCCGCGCACCCTTCATTTTAAAAGGGATAATGACGGTACACGACGCAGTACTCGCAGTCGAGGCGGGCGCCCACGGCATTGTAATCTCCAACCACGGGGGCCGCGTCCTCGACGAAATGGCGGGCACCATGGACGTTCTCGAGGAGATCGTACGCGAGGTGCGCGGACGCATCCGCATCATGATCGACGGGGGATTCCGCACCGGAGTGGACATTCTCAAGGCGTTGGCGCTGGGCGCGGACTTTGTGCTCATCGGACGCCCTGTGGCGATAGCCGCAGTCGGCATGGGCGCGCGGGGCGTGAGCTTTTACCTGAATTCCCTCAGGCGCGAACTCGAAGAGGCGATGATCCTCACCGGCTCTGAACGGATTGCCGATATTTCCGGCGATGTAGTCCGGCGTCTCGCAGAGCGAAGCCCGACGGCCGTATGA
- a CDS encoding aspartate carbamoyltransferase catalytic subunit, giving the protein MNGLKRKDLLDIQSLTAEEISLICQSARYFKDLFTRSVKTVPILRGKTVCTLFYEPSTRTRISFELAAKRLSADLINVSVATSSVVKGESLIDTVHTMEAMKADYIVMRHAASLAPHFLSKNIEASVINAGDGFHAHPTQALLDTYSILEKKGTLQGLRIGIVGDVKHSRVARSDIEAFKRLGARVVLCGPPTLVPDEFKIYDVDISYNLDEILPELDVVNVLRIQRERQKGSLFPSLREYHRQYALTEDRLGRCKGDIIVMHPGPINRGIEIDHRVADSPNSIINEQVTNGVAVRMSIFYLLAGGTPLEEMEKV; this is encoded by the coding sequence ATGAACGGGCTCAAACGAAAAGACCTTCTCGATATCCAGTCCCTCACCGCCGAGGAAATATCCCTTATCTGTCAATCCGCGCGCTATTTCAAGGACCTGTTTACGCGATCTGTCAAGACCGTCCCGATACTCAGGGGCAAGACCGTCTGCACGCTTTTTTACGAACCATCCACCAGGACGCGTATAAGCTTCGAACTGGCGGCCAAGCGGCTTTCGGCGGACTTGATCAACGTGTCGGTGGCGACCTCGAGCGTGGTGAAAGGGGAGTCCCTTATCGATACCGTGCATACGATGGAGGCCATGAAGGCAGATTACATAGTTATGAGACATGCGGCGTCGCTGGCGCCGCATTTTTTATCAAAAAATATTGAAGCGTCGGTGATCAACGCCGGGGACGGGTTCCATGCCCACCCCACGCAGGCGCTGCTGGACACCTATTCGATCCTCGAGAAAAAGGGAACGCTCCAGGGGCTTCGAATCGGGATTGTGGGGGACGTCAAGCACTCAAGGGTGGCGCGCTCGGACATAGAGGCGTTCAAGCGCCTTGGCGCCCGGGTGGTGCTCTGCGGACCGCCGACCCTGGTCCCGGACGAATTTAAAATATACGACGTCGATATCTCCTACAATCTCGACGAAATTCTGCCCGAGCTGGACGTCGTCAATGTGCTCCGCATCCAGAGGGAGCGCCAGAAGGGCTCTCTCTTTCCGTCCCTGCGCGAGTACCACCGGCAGTATGCGCTCACCGAGGACCGCCTGGGGCGGTGCAAGGGCGACATTATCGTGATGCATCCCGGCCCGATAAACCGCGGCATCGAGATAGACCACCGGGTGGCGGACAGCCCGAACTCGATCATCAACGAACAGGTCACCAACGGGGTGGCGGTTCGCATGTCGATCTTCTACCTGCTGGCCGGCGGGACTCCACTCGAAGAGATGGAAAAGGTGTAG